ACGGTTGACACGCGCACGTCTACCTCTGGGCATATCTCAGCAAATAAATGCAACCGGGGGATGAGCCAGCGCATCGCGACCGTGGCTGATGCGCTGACTCGGATAATCTTTACATGCCGATTCTTTCCGTAGCGTTCTGAGGCGTCCGCAATGTGGTCGAACGCGGCGCTGATTTCGCGGGCGAGCGCCCGAGCATGAGGAGACGCCACCATGCTTTGCCCATCGCGCACAAACAACGGCTGACCCAGCCAGTCCTCGAGAACTGCGATCTGTCGACTGACCGCGCCGTGGGTCAGGTTCAGTTCTCGAGCGGCAGCCGAATAGCTCTCCGCACGGGCCGCGACTTCGAATATGCGCAACGCGTTCAGCGGGGGAAGCTTCTGTCTCATATGTGAGTTTTAGGCACAGGTGCGGGGAGTTTTTATCGATTGTGTGAAAATTCCGTTCATCATACGCTGGTGTCAGTTCAACGCGAAAGGTGATGATCCATGACTGAACATATCAACGTTAATTCCCGCTCCTATCGACTGCCATCGGTTCCGACCATTGTTGTCTGCGTCGACGGATGCGAACAGGAATATATCAATCAGGCCATCCAGGCGGGGAAGGCTCCGTTTCTCGCCGAGTTGCCCGCGTTCGGTTCGGTGCTAACAGCAGACTGCGTGGTTCCGTCGTTCACCAACCCTAACAACCTGTCGATTGTTACCGGTGCGCCGCCGTCCGTTCACGGTATCTGCGGGAACTTCTTTTTTGATCAGGAAGCGCAAGAGGAGGTCTTGATGAACGACGCGAAGTACCTTCGCGCGCCGACTATCTTGGCCGAAATGGCACGCGCGGGGCAACGCGTCGCGGTGGTGACCGCAAAGGATAAGCTGCGCAGCCTGCTCGGCCATCAGCTGAAAGGTATCTGTTTTTCTGCTGAAAAGGCCGACGAGGTGACTCTCGCGGACCACGGTATTGAGGACATCGTAGCGAGAGTCGGCATGCCGGTGCCTCCCGTGTACAGCGCGGAGCTTTCGGAGTTCGTATTTGCCGCGGGACTCTCTTTGCTGACTAACGAGCGCCCCGACTTGATGTATTTGTCGACAACCGATTATGTACAGCACAAATACGCGCCAGGCACACCGGAAGCCAATGCGTTCTACGCCATGATGGACGGCTACTTCAAGCGTTATCACGACGAAGGTGCAGTTGTGGCGATCACGGCCGACCACGGGATGAATGCCAAGACTGATGCAATAGGCCGCCCAAACATCGTATTTTTGCAAGACGTTCTGGACGCCCGCTACGGGGCGAAGTTCGCGCGCGTCATCCTGCCAATTACGGACCCCTACGTAGTGCATCACGGCGCGCTTGGCTCCTATGCGACGATTTACCTGCACGACCGGGAACGCCAACGTGATGTCACGGATTTTCTCGCGGGCATTGCCGGTGTCGAAGCAGTATTGACGCGTTCGCAAGCCAGCCAGCGGTTCGAAGTACCCGCGGATCGGATTGGCGACCTCGTGGTGCTCGGAGAACGTCTGACGGTGCTAGGCAGCGCTGCCGACCAACACGACTTGTCCGGGTTGACTGTGCCGTTGCGTTCGCACGGTGGGGTATCCGAGCAAAAGGTACCGCTCATCTTCAACCGCAAGGTGGTTGACCTTGATCGCACCCGTCGTCTGCGTAATTTCGACGTTATCAATATCGCACTCAATCACCTGGCCTGATAACTAAAAACGGTTAGCGCGGCAGAGACCGCGCGCCGCATGGAGACAGCAATGCCCTCAGATATACCTGACGCTTTGCAATACACGTCCATCAAAGGGGGCACGACTTTCGCGCAATACAAGTGGCGTGCGCTGATCGGCGTGACCTTTTGCTATCTGTTCTATTACACCGGCAGGCAGACGCTTGGTTTTGCGGTCGCCGGTATCCAGCACGATTACGGCCTGTCGAAGTACGAGATCGGCTGGATCAGCGCGACGATGCTGTGGTGCTATGCGGGCGGCCAGTTCATCAATGGCAACCTGGGCGATAAACTGGGTGGCAAGACGATGATGATCGCCGGGGCTGTCCTCTCGGTCGCGGCGAACTGGTTGTTTAGTTTTGGCCATACGTTCCTGTTCTTTCTGCTTGCGTGGGGACTCAACGGCTATTTCCAGTCGATGGGTTTCGCGCCAGGCAGCCGCTTGCTGTCCAACTGGTGGGACCACAAGCATCGCGGCTTTGTATATGGCGTATACGTGGGCTTCTCCGGATTTTCTTCGGTGCTAGCCTATGTTTTCCCAGTCGTCATTTTGGGAACGATGCAGCTCG
Above is a window of Caballeronia sp. SBC1 DNA encoding:
- the phnA gene encoding phosphonoacetate hydrolase — protein: MTEHINVNSRSYRLPSVPTIVVCVDGCEQEYINQAIQAGKAPFLAELPAFGSVLTADCVVPSFTNPNNLSIVTGAPPSVHGICGNFFFDQEAQEEVLMNDAKYLRAPTILAEMARAGQRVAVVTAKDKLRSLLGHQLKGICFSAEKADEVTLADHGIEDIVARVGMPVPPVYSAELSEFVFAAGLSLLTNERPDLMYLSTTDYVQHKYAPGTPEANAFYAMMDGYFKRYHDEGAVVAITADHGMNAKTDAIGRPNIVFLQDVLDARYGAKFARVILPITDPYVVHHGALGSYATIYLHDRERQRDVTDFLAGIAGVEAVLTRSQASQRFEVPADRIGDLVVLGERLTVLGSAADQHDLSGLTVPLRSHGGVSEQKVPLIFNRKVVDLDRTRRLRNFDVINIALNHLA